The bacterium genome segment GGTTTCGAACAGCACGCGGAACGGAACGTCGCTGCGCGCGGACGGCGGCGGGACCCGGGCGTCTACCGTCGGCGAACGCCGGCCGCCTCCCCGGACGTTCCCCGATTTTGTGGGCTTCACCACGCCTCCCATCGCCCGGATCGCTCCCTCACCGCGAGCCGGCTACGGGACAACGGTTGGTGCGGGGGCGCGCTCGATGAGGGCCGCGTCAGATTCCGCGTCGGCGCCGGATACAGCCCGATCAGCGAACGCAACCATGGCAGGGCTCCCTTCCCGTTCCTCAGCGCCCGGTGTGGCTCTCATGCAGGCGGACGCCATCGATTCTTCGCCGCCACCATGAGGGCGACGGGCGTCCGTCATGTGCATACCCTGGTTGCCGCGGGGTTAGACGCCCGGGGGAGCGGACCGCGGGTCGGCTACTGCGCCGGCACGACGCGACAGAAGCATTCAACCACGCGAGGATCGAACTGCGTCCCGGCGCACCGGCGCAGTTCGGCGATCGCATCGTCGTGCGACCGGGGTGAGCTGTAGACCCGGTCCTCCGTCATGGCGGCGTACGCGTCGACCACGCTCAGAATGCGCGCGCCCAACGGAATGGCCTCGCCGTGAATGCCGTCCGGGTACCCCGACCCGTCCCAATGCTCCTGATGGTGTCTCACGATGGCGCGGATCGGGATCATCCGCTCGCTTGTCGAGAGGATCGCCTCGCCCATAATGGGATGCCGCTCAAACAGCGCACGGTCCTCGGGGGTCAACGGACCTGTCTTCTTGAGAATCGCGTCGGGGATGCCCAGCTTGCCGATGTCGTGCAGCAAGGCAGCCCACCCGATGGTCCGGACCTCCTCGGGGTCGCATCCCAGGACCCTCGCGACCGCCTCGGCCCACACCGCGACCCGTTCGCTGTGGCCGGCGGTCCGGTGATCCCGAACGTCCAGCGCGCGCACCAGCGCGCGCACCAGATCGAGGTCCGCGTCGGCCAGGCGCTGAAACAATCGCGTCCGCCGAATCGCGGTGCCCCCGATGTCCGCGATAGCGTTCAACAGGTTCACATCGCGCGGCGTGAACGGGCGGCGCTCAACGCTCCGTGCGAGCACGAGCACGCCCACCGTGGTCTTCTCCGCGCGCAACGGCACGATTGACATCGGCCCCCACATGCCGGCGGACGGATCGATCCACGCTGAGCCGTTGCCGGACCCCGGCGCCGCCAAGGCGAGGGTCGCGCCGCTCGCCACGGCCTCCCGCCACGTGGGGCACGGGATCGGCAGCGTGCTGCCGATCGGCAGGGTGCCGGGGCCGGCGCGATGCACGAGCGTCACCGCCTCATGGTTCGCCTCCAGAAGAAGCACGCCGGCATAGTCTGCACGGAGAACCCGGGCTGCGTATCCGGCAAAAAGCGGATACAGCTCTTCCGGGGTCTGCGCCGCTCGCAGCGCGGCGCTCAGCCCGCGAAGCACCTTGAGGTCGGCCGCCTGCTGTTGCGTCTCGGTGAGCAGTCGAAGCCGATCCACGGTGGTTCCAATCAGTCTCCCCGCGGTCTTCGCAAACCCGACCTCCACATCCGACCACAGCCTCGGCCGCGCGGACGCGACGACCAACCCGCCGACCCGCCGCCGCCCGGCCCACATCGGAACTGTCAGCGTCGCGCGAAGACCGAGACCCGCCATGACGTCGGCCATCGCCTGCCCGGCTGGGCCGGCGACGCTTCGCCAGTCGTCCACGGCTCGGAGTTCGTGCATCGCTGCCCCGGCTCGTCTCGCGAGGGCGGCCACTGCCGTCCCCGCCTGCGGTGCGCCTCGGCTCACGACGTGCTCCCCGACCCAGATGCCCCCGGCCTCGCACCGGCACGCACGCAGCATCTTGAGGAGCACGGCGGCGAGGAACGACCGCGGGTGCGTGGCGATCGCGGCATCCCCAGCGATCTCGTTGAGCGTCCGGAAGCACCCGGCGAGGTGTCGCGCGTCACGTGCGTCGCGGTGGGCGTCGCGCGTGAGTTGTCCAGGCGTCATGCACGCACCGCGCCCGATGGCGACCGACGCGCACCACCCACGTTTCCGCGGCAACCGTCGAACATGCCGAGCGGAGTGCAAGCGGCCCCAGCCCCGTGGCGCCGCCGCACACTGTATAACGGCCTCGTCGGGAACGGAGCAGCGCGCCGCTGGCGAAGACCCGCCGTGACGTGCATTGACCCCTCCCTTGGCTGCAGAGTTCCCGCTACTTTGAGGCAAGTTGATACTCATTTCGATATAGATGAAGTATTCTCCTACGCCTATTTCTGAGTTCAATCGTATACGACTTATGAATGATTCATACGCGCAAGATAAACCGCGGCCGAGGAGAAGAACACGCGCAGGCTACGGGACTGAGGTACGCGCGCAACGACCCCGGCGCCTCAATCCCTTGGCTGAACTCAGGGTGTTCACGGGTCTGGGCAACGATGGCGGAACGCGACGCGGTCATCCGACAAACGGCTTAGACGGATGCGGCTCCCGGCGCGAAAATCTTGAGGTAGTGTCCGAGCAAGATCCGGAGTGGTCCCGGCCTGGCCGCCCATCCCGCGACCGCCCCGAGTGCGCTCGCGGGGAGGACGAGCGAGGCCTTGGTGCCCCATTCGAGGATGCGGTACGACCGACGTGCACGCAGCGCGAACGCCCGGTAGCGTGCACGCGCGACATCGAGGCTGATCCGCCCAGCGAGCGCCTGGTCAATGAGCCGCCCGGCGACGCCGCCGGCACGAACGGCGAGCCGAATGCCTTCGCCGGTGAACGGCAAACACTGACCGGCCGCATCACCCACGACGAACACGCCGTCCACCACGGGCGGTCGGAAGCCGCCCCCGAGGAACCCGCCGTGCCTCGGCCCAGACGGCAGGCCCAGGCGGCACAAAAACACGTCCAACGCCGGCCCCACCTGTGTGCGTGCGCGGTAGCTGATGAGTCCCACACGCGAGGTGGTGCCCGCCGGGAACACCCAGAGATATCCGTCGGGCAGGATGTCCGGCCAGAAATAGAAATGCAGGCCCGTGTCGAACGCGACCGGCACGGTGGCCTCGAGGCCGAAACCGACGTAGCCTCCGGGATGCCCAGGACGACGGGTCCCGCCGGACAGGGCGGCCCTCCATCCGGTTGCATCGACCAGCACCCGCCCCGACACGTCTCCCGCGGTCGTGCGCACCAACGACTCCGCGCGCCCGTGGACGAAGGCGCGGATGATCGGGGCGTCCGCGCCCCGGAACACGGCAACGCAACACGCACGGTAGTCAAACGTGCAGAATGGCTCAGGCAGCGGCCACCGGACCGTTCGTCCGGGCGTGTGGATCACCAGATCGTCGTGCGACTCTTGGACGGCGGACGAGGCGCCGATCGATGCCAGCACGCTGATCGGCGTACCGCACGCTGACGTCTGTCCCTCGCCGACTGCCTGATGGTCGATCAGCACCGTTCGCCCGGGCAACTCCCGGGCAACGGCCAGTCCCGCGAACGAGGCGCCGGCGATGACGACGTCGGCCTCCGTCGTAGGCTGAGAGGCCGCGCTGGCGTCGGGCGAACGCATCGACTCCCCCTCGGATGTCCGCATGCGCCGCGGACGCGCTATCTTCGGGCCGGCCGCGACGCCTGGTCGAGCGCCGCCCGCAGCCCGGCGATCGTCACCTGACCCCGCGCGATCTCCACGCCGTCCAGGGCGACGACCGGAATCACCTCGCGATATCGGGCGTGCAGATCGGGGTCGCGCGTGATGTCCGCGAGCCGTAGCTCAAACGAGAACTCCCGCCGCAGGCGCGCGGCGACCTGCTCCGCCTTCTCGCAGAGGCAACAGCCCGGCTTGCCGTAGATCGTGAGCGTCACGGCGACACCGGCCGGGCGAAGTGCAGCGAGGGTCGCGAGCGTGCTGCAGGCAGGGTCACGGCGTCGAGCGTTACAATGACGATGCGCAACCCGAGCCCTCGGAGTCCCTCCACCACACCGCCCCGGATGTTGAGGGCGCCGGCGAGCGCCTGCGGATCTCCGATCGCGACCACCGCGTACGGCGCTGACAACCGTTCCCCGTCGGCGATGATCGTCCCGCCGACCTGGCTGAACCCTGTGGTTGCGGTGACCCGGTGCCCGCTGACCGCGACCGCCTCCGCTCCGGCAGCCCACAACTCGTTTGCGACGCTGGCGAGGTCCACGTACTGCACGACCGCCGGCGCCTGCCCGGCCCCGGGAGCCTTGCCGTCGTCCATGGTCACGCGGACGCCGGGACCGATCAACGCGACGAAACCGGAAACGGTGCGGATCGCGTCGAGTTCCTGGACCAGTGCCTGGTCGGCACTGCGCCGTTGCGCGGCCGCGGACTCAAACTCGACGAGTCGGCGGGTGAGCCCGGCCACCTGAGCCTCCAGGCCCCGGCGCGCCTCGCGCTCCTGGCCGAGCATCGCCGCGAGCGCGTACACGTTCCGGGTCGGCACGCCCTCCTGGCCCGAGAGCGCCCGACCCGCACGCAATTGCACGACAACCAGGAACCCAAGCGCCATCAGCAGCACAGCGAGGAGTGCCTGCCACCACGCCGTGCTACTCTTCCCAGACATTCCCCTCGCCGAAGACCTGCTCGAGTTCCTGCTGGAGTTCGGCGGTGTCCGCGAGCCGGATCCGAACCGGGATGACGTGCTCGCCGGTGTCCGTGACGACGTGCGCGCAGACCTGTCGGTCGCCCGGGTGCGCCTCGAGATACTGATACAACTGCTCGATCTCCTCGCGTGTTGTCACGCGGATCCGGAGCGGGGCACGCACGCCGCTGCTGCGGTCCGGCCTTGGGGGTTCCGGCGCCACGCGCACGGCGGTGGCGGTCCCGGCGGCGCTCACCGGGGCGCTCGACGCGGCACGGACCGACGGCGCGCCGTTCCGAGCGGGCCGTCCGTTGCCGTACCGGTCCCCCCGCCCCCGCGGCGCCCGCGGCGGGACATGAAGGTCGGCTGCTTCCTCCGGCGTTGCCGGGAGCGGGATGACCTCGTCGCAGAGGAGCTTGGCGCCCTGCTCGTCGATGCCCACCTTGCCGCGGAGGAGCACCACCGCATCCCGCTTGAGCGCAAAGCCCTGCTGCTCGTACGCCCGCGGGAACACGAGCACCTCCACGCTGCCGGTCAGATCCTCCAGGGTCAGAAACGCCATCGCCGATCCCGACCGCGTAATGCTGCGCTTGACGGCCCCGACCAACCCTCCGACGACGACCTCT includes the following:
- a CDS encoding glutaredoxin family protein; its protein translation is MTLTIYGKPGCCLCEKAEQVAARLRREFSFELRLADITRDPDLHARYREVIPVVALDGVEIARGQVTIAGLRAALDQASRPARR
- a CDS encoding DUF881 domain-containing protein, whose protein sequence is MSGKSSTAWWQALLAVLLMALGFLVVVQLRAGRALSGQEGVPTRNVYALAAMLGQEREARRGLEAQVAGLTRRLVEFESAAAQRRSADQALVQELDAIRTVSGFVALIGPGVRVTMDDGKAPGAGQAPAVVQYVDLASVANELWAAGAEAVAVSGHRVTATTGFSQVGGTIIADGERLSAPYAVVAIGDPQALAGALNIRGGVVEGLRGLGLRIVIVTLDAVTLPAARSRPSLHFARPVSP
- a CDS encoding HD domain-containing phosphohydrolase, yielding MTPGQLTRDAHRDARDARHLAGCFRTLNEIAGDAAIATHPRSFLAAVLLKMLRACRCEAGGIWVGEHVVSRGAPQAGTAVAALARRAGAAMHELRAVDDWRSVAGPAGQAMADVMAGLGLRATLTVPMWAGRRRVGGLVVASARPRLWSDVEVGFAKTAGRLIGTTVDRLRLLTETQQQAADLKVLRGLSAALRAAQTPEELYPLFAGYAARVLRADYAGVLLLEANHEAVTLVHRAGPGTLPIGSTLPIPCPTWREAVASGATLALAAPGSGNGSAWIDPSAGMWGPMSIVPLRAEKTTVGVLVLARSVERRPFTPRDVNLLNAIADIGGTAIRRTRLFQRLADADLDLVRALVRALDVRDHRTAGHSERVAVWAEAVARVLGCDPEEVRTIGWAALLHDIGKLGIPDAILKKTGPLTPEDRALFERHPIMGEAILSTSERMIPIRAIVRHHQEHWDGSGYPDGIHGEAIPLGARILSVVDAYAAMTEDRVYSSPRSHDDAIAELRRCAGTQFDPRVVECFCRVVPAQ